From one Humulus lupulus chromosome 8, drHumLupu1.1, whole genome shotgun sequence genomic stretch:
- the LOC133797680 gene encoding protein RBL isoform X1, protein MMNAPIIDPLQGDFPEVIEEYLEHGVMKCISFNRRGTLLAAGCSDGSCIIWDFETRGIAKELKDKDCSAAITSVCWSKYGHRILVSAADKSLTLWDVVSGEKITRTTLQQTPLQARLHPGSSTPSLCLACPLSSAPMIVDLNTGNTTVLPVSVSENGNGTAPPPKNKYSDGTPPFTPTAACFNKYGDVVYVGNSKGEILVVDYKSAQVRAMVPTSGGAVIKNIIFSRNGQYLLTNSNDRTIRIYENLLPLKNGLKALDDLNETIEEEDRVEKLKGVGSKCLTLFREFQDSITKMHWKAPCFSGDGEWVIGGSASKGEHKIYIWDRAGHLVKILEGPKEALIDLTWHPVHPIIVSVSLTGLVYIWAKDYTENWSAFAPDFKELEENEEYVEREDEFDLIPETEKVKESDANEDDDVDIVTVEKDSAFSDSDMSQEELCFLPAIPSPDVPEQPEKCLESSSKLVDSNNSGSPLSEDGEPNGGAMNHASSPLEEDAGETRLKRKRKPSEKGLELQAEKVRKPLKSSGRSSKLKNKSVVDEDTSNGYGFDGDDVSD, encoded by the exons ATGATGAACGCCCCAATAATCG aTCCTTTGCAAGGGGATTTCCCTGAAGTTATAGAAGAGTATTTGGAACATGGGGTCATGAAGTGCATTTCTTTTAATCGTCGCGGCACTCTTCTTGCTG CTGGATGCTCTGATGGGAGTTGCATCATATGGGATTTTGAGACGAGAGGCATTGCCAAGGAGCTAAAGGATAAAGATTGTAGTGCTGCCATTACTAGTGTATGTTGGTCAAAGTATGGTCATCGCATTCTTGTATCTGCTGCTGATAAGTCTTTGACACTATGGGATGTTGTCAGTGGCGAGAAGATAACTCGTACAACTTTGCAGCAGACCCCTCTACAAGCTCGCCTACACCCTGGTTCTTCTACTCCATCCCTTTGCTTGGCATGTCCCCTTTCATCTGCTCCAATGATTGTTGATTTGAATACAGGAAACACAACAGTGCTTCCAGTTTCTGTTTCTGAAAATGGCAATGGAACTGCTCCTCCACCAAAGAATAAATACTCTGATGGAACACCGCCATTTACTCCCACTGCTGCTTGTTTTAACAAGTATGGGGATGTGGTTTATGTGGGGAACTCCAAAGGGGAGATACTCGTGGTAGATTACAAAAGTGCCCAAGTGCGTGCTATGGTTCCCACTTCTGGGGGTGCTGTAATTAAGAACATAATTTTCAGCAGAAATGGACAGTATCTGCTTACAAATTCAAATGATAGAACAATTAGAATATATGAAAACCTTCTACCTTTAAAAAATGGACTTAAAGCCCTTGATGACCTAAATGAGACCATAGAGGAGGAAGATCGGGTTGAGAAGTTGAAGGGGGTTGGTTCAAAGTGCTTAACACTTTTCCGAGAGTTTCAAGATTCCATCACAAAGATGCACTGGAAAGCACCTTGTTTCAGTGGTGATGGTGAGTGGGTGATTGGTGGCTCTGCAAGCAAAGGAGAGCACAAGATTTACATATGGGATAGAGCTGGGCATCTTGTTAAAATCCTTGAAGGGCCAAAGGAGGCCTTGATTGACTTAACATGGCATCCTGTCCACCCTATTATTGTCTCCGTTTCCTTGACGGGCTTGGTTTATATATGGGCTAAAGACTATACTGAGAACTGGAGTGCATTCGCTCCCGATTTCAAAGAGCTTGAGGAAAATGAGGAATATGTTGAACGAGAAGACGAATTCGATCTGATTCCTGAAACTGAAAAG GTGAAAGAATCTGATGCCAATGAAGACGATGACGTTGATATTGTCACTGTTGAGAAGGATTCAGCTTTCAGTGATTCAGATATGTCACAAGAGGAATTATGCTTTTTGCCTGCAATTCCTTCTCCTGATGTTCCTGAGCAGCCAGAGAAGTGCTTAGAGAGCTCGTCCAAGTTAGTGGACAGTAATAATTCTGGTTCCCCTCTTTCAGAAGATGGTGAACCAAATGGAGGAGCAATGAATCACGCATCAAGTCCACTTGAAG AGGATGCTGGGGAAACACgcttaaaaagaaaaaggaaacctTCAGAGAAAGGATTGGAGTTGCAGGCAGAGAAGGTTAGGAAACCTTTGAAATCTTCCGGTAGATCatcaaaacttaaaaataaatctgtTGTTGATGAGGATACTAGTAATGGATATGGATTTGATGGAGATGATGTTTCCGATTAG
- the LOC133797680 gene encoding protein RBL isoform X3, whose product MMNAPIIDPLQGDFPEVIEEYLEHGVMKCISFNRRGTLLAAGCSDGSCIIWDFETRGIAKELKDKDCSAAITSVCWSKYGHRILVSAADKSLTLWDVVSGEKITRTTLQQTPLQARLHPGSSTPSLCLACPLSSAPMIVDLNTGNTTVLPVSVSENGNGTAPPPKNKYSDGTPPFTPTAACFNKYGDVVYVGNSKGEILVVDYKSAQVRAMVPTSGGAVIKNIIFSRNGQYLLTNSNDRTIRIYENLLPLKNGLKALDDLNETIEEEDRVEKLKGVGSKCLTLFREFQDSITKMHWKAPCFSGDGEWVIGGSASKGEHKIYIWDRAGHLVKILEGPKEALIDLTWHPVHPIIVSVSLTGLVYIWAKDYTENWSAFAPDFKELEENEEYVEREDEFDLIPETEKVKESDANEDDDVDIVTVEKDSAFSDSDMSQEELCFLPAIPSPDVPEQPEKCLESSSKLVDSNNSGSPLSEDGEPNGGAMNHASSPLEEDAGETRLKRKRKPSEKGLELQAEKQKFSEIFSQH is encoded by the exons ATGATGAACGCCCCAATAATCG aTCCTTTGCAAGGGGATTTCCCTGAAGTTATAGAAGAGTATTTGGAACATGGGGTCATGAAGTGCATTTCTTTTAATCGTCGCGGCACTCTTCTTGCTG CTGGATGCTCTGATGGGAGTTGCATCATATGGGATTTTGAGACGAGAGGCATTGCCAAGGAGCTAAAGGATAAAGATTGTAGTGCTGCCATTACTAGTGTATGTTGGTCAAAGTATGGTCATCGCATTCTTGTATCTGCTGCTGATAAGTCTTTGACACTATGGGATGTTGTCAGTGGCGAGAAGATAACTCGTACAACTTTGCAGCAGACCCCTCTACAAGCTCGCCTACACCCTGGTTCTTCTACTCCATCCCTTTGCTTGGCATGTCCCCTTTCATCTGCTCCAATGATTGTTGATTTGAATACAGGAAACACAACAGTGCTTCCAGTTTCTGTTTCTGAAAATGGCAATGGAACTGCTCCTCCACCAAAGAATAAATACTCTGATGGAACACCGCCATTTACTCCCACTGCTGCTTGTTTTAACAAGTATGGGGATGTGGTTTATGTGGGGAACTCCAAAGGGGAGATACTCGTGGTAGATTACAAAAGTGCCCAAGTGCGTGCTATGGTTCCCACTTCTGGGGGTGCTGTAATTAAGAACATAATTTTCAGCAGAAATGGACAGTATCTGCTTACAAATTCAAATGATAGAACAATTAGAATATATGAAAACCTTCTACCTTTAAAAAATGGACTTAAAGCCCTTGATGACCTAAATGAGACCATAGAGGAGGAAGATCGGGTTGAGAAGTTGAAGGGGGTTGGTTCAAAGTGCTTAACACTTTTCCGAGAGTTTCAAGATTCCATCACAAAGATGCACTGGAAAGCACCTTGTTTCAGTGGTGATGGTGAGTGGGTGATTGGTGGCTCTGCAAGCAAAGGAGAGCACAAGATTTACATATGGGATAGAGCTGGGCATCTTGTTAAAATCCTTGAAGGGCCAAAGGAGGCCTTGATTGACTTAACATGGCATCCTGTCCACCCTATTATTGTCTCCGTTTCCTTGACGGGCTTGGTTTATATATGGGCTAAAGACTATACTGAGAACTGGAGTGCATTCGCTCCCGATTTCAAAGAGCTTGAGGAAAATGAGGAATATGTTGAACGAGAAGACGAATTCGATCTGATTCCTGAAACTGAAAAG GTGAAAGAATCTGATGCCAATGAAGACGATGACGTTGATATTGTCACTGTTGAGAAGGATTCAGCTTTCAGTGATTCAGATATGTCACAAGAGGAATTATGCTTTTTGCCTGCAATTCCTTCTCCTGATGTTCCTGAGCAGCCAGAGAAGTGCTTAGAGAGCTCGTCCAAGTTAGTGGACAGTAATAATTCTGGTTCCCCTCTTTCAGAAGATGGTGAACCAAATGGAGGAGCAATGAATCACGCATCAAGTCCACTTGAAG AGGATGCTGGGGAAACACgcttaaaaagaaaaaggaaacctTCAGAGAAAGGATTGGAGTTGCAGGCAGAGAAG CAGAAGTTTTCTGAGATATTTTCTCAGCATTAA
- the LOC133797681 gene encoding inactive protein RESTRICTED TEV MOVEMENT 2 — MVMAWKSKTSGATSDQPRTTNRPIYEDFQPRIENSEQEAAHIAIFHVPGFVKEQLKITYEDGKIRVQGQRPLSNNKRSRFNQLLPLPENCKESKIHAKFHNGVLTITMPKEVLQKTSNMSPSEKKPPPAEKKTQANINDTTPSKTTDTKETPSTSAPTRKAAVAAEVRAQMDQKKNLPTATNDINAEKISQKTSAAEKKAEKGQEGVPQTVATTADKDDKQRIEKKMGGVLSPQKETVETKKQKDIQEEIIPEQRVIDSEIREVALVDSQKRTREESSLKGREENQKKANENLGKTVKSAKVADRGLEKETESTKEAKELSGPLAGVVNVSKILDDGKEAFQKLVSDTANKEKSKEEDGRSTNENKMGVKYMAETAKQTVTNVVKRLNDDDGQLLINIGAAVLVIVALGAYVTYSYGSSTKHKN, encoded by the exons ATGGTTATGGCTTGGAAAAGCAAAACTAGTGGAGCTACCTCCGATCAGCCGAGAACAACTAACCGTCCCATATACGAAGATTTCCAGCCAAGGATTGAAAATTCCGAACAAGAGGCAGCTCACATTGCAATTTTCCATGTTCCAG GTTTTGTGAAGGAGCAACTGAAGATCACGTACGAGGATGGTAAAATTAGAGTCCAAGGACAGCGACCTCTTTCGAACAACAAACGGAGTCGTTTCAACCAACTTCTTCCACTCCCAGAAAACTGCAAGGAGAGCAAAATCCATGCCAAATTTCACAATGGAGTTCTTACCATTACCATGCCAAAGGAGGTTCTCCAAAAAACATCGAACATGTCTCCTAGTGAAAAGAAGCCTCCTCCTGCAGAGAAAAAAACTCAAGCAAACATTAATGACACGACTCCTTCCAAAACAACTGATACTAAAGAAACTCCTTCTACTTCTGCCCCTACTCGAAAAGCTGCAGTTGCAGCTGAGGTAAGAGCACAAATGGATCAGAAGAAGAATCTTCCAACAGCTACCAATGACATTAATGCTGAGAAAATATCTCAGAAAACTTCTGCTGCAGAGAAGAAAGCAGAAAAGGGTCAGGAAGGAGTTCCTCAAACAGTTGCTACAACTGCAGATAAAGATGACAAACAGAGAATTGAGAAGAAGATGGGTGGGGTTTTGAGCCCTCAGAAAGAAACTGTTGAGACAAAGAAGCAAAAGGATATTCAGGAGGAAATCATTCCTGAACAAAGAGTGATTGATAGTGAAATAAGGGAGGTAGCTTTGGTTGACTCTCAGAAACGTACGAGAGAAGAAAGTTCTCTCAAGGGAAGAGAGGAAAACCAGAAGAAGGCAAATGAGAATCTTGGGAAAACGGTAAAATCTGCGAAAGTTGCAGACAGGGGTTTGGAGAAGGAAACCGAGAGTACCAAGGAAGCTAAAGAATTATCAGGACCCTTAGCTGGAGTAGTGAATGTGTCAAAGATTTTAGATGACGGAAAGGAAGCTTTCCAGAAATTAGTTTCAGACACTGCAAATAAAGAAAAGTCCAAGGAGGAAGATGGGAGATCTACAAATGAAAATAAGATGGGAGTGAAGTATATGGCAGAAACTGCAAAACAGACTGTGACAAATGTAGTAAAGAGGCTAAATGATGACGATGGGCAACTATTGATAAATATTGGTGCGGCAGTTCTGGTAATTGTAGCACTTGGGGCTTATGTTACCTACAGCTACGGGTCCTCTACAAAACACAAAAACTAG
- the LOC133797680 gene encoding protein RBL isoform X4, whose product MMNAPIIDPLQGDFPEVIEEYLEHGVMKCISFNRRGTLLAAGCSDGSCIIWDFETRGIAKELKDKDCSAAITSVCWSKYGHRILVSAADKSLTLWDVVSGEKITRTTLQQTPLQARLHPGSSTPSLCLACPLSSAPMIVDLNTGNTTVLPVSVSENGNGTAPPPKNKYSDGTPPFTPTAACFNKYGDVVYVGNSKGEILVVDYKSAQVRAMVPTSGGAVIKNIIFSRNGQYLLTNSNDRTIRIYENLLPLKNGLKALDDLNETIEEEDRVEKLKGVGSKCLTLFREFQDSITKMHWKAPCFSGDGEWVIGGSASKGEHKIYIWDRAGHLVKILEGPKEALIDLTWHPVHPIIVSVSLTGLVYIWAKDYTENWSAFAPDFKELEENEEYVEREDEFDLIPETEKVKESDANEDDDVDIVTVEKDSAFSDSDMSQEELCFLPAIPSPDVPEQPEKCLESSSKLVDSNNSGSPLSEDGEPNGGAMNHASSPLEEDAGETRLKRKRKPSEKGLELQAEKEEASFH is encoded by the exons ATGATGAACGCCCCAATAATCG aTCCTTTGCAAGGGGATTTCCCTGAAGTTATAGAAGAGTATTTGGAACATGGGGTCATGAAGTGCATTTCTTTTAATCGTCGCGGCACTCTTCTTGCTG CTGGATGCTCTGATGGGAGTTGCATCATATGGGATTTTGAGACGAGAGGCATTGCCAAGGAGCTAAAGGATAAAGATTGTAGTGCTGCCATTACTAGTGTATGTTGGTCAAAGTATGGTCATCGCATTCTTGTATCTGCTGCTGATAAGTCTTTGACACTATGGGATGTTGTCAGTGGCGAGAAGATAACTCGTACAACTTTGCAGCAGACCCCTCTACAAGCTCGCCTACACCCTGGTTCTTCTACTCCATCCCTTTGCTTGGCATGTCCCCTTTCATCTGCTCCAATGATTGTTGATTTGAATACAGGAAACACAACAGTGCTTCCAGTTTCTGTTTCTGAAAATGGCAATGGAACTGCTCCTCCACCAAAGAATAAATACTCTGATGGAACACCGCCATTTACTCCCACTGCTGCTTGTTTTAACAAGTATGGGGATGTGGTTTATGTGGGGAACTCCAAAGGGGAGATACTCGTGGTAGATTACAAAAGTGCCCAAGTGCGTGCTATGGTTCCCACTTCTGGGGGTGCTGTAATTAAGAACATAATTTTCAGCAGAAATGGACAGTATCTGCTTACAAATTCAAATGATAGAACAATTAGAATATATGAAAACCTTCTACCTTTAAAAAATGGACTTAAAGCCCTTGATGACCTAAATGAGACCATAGAGGAGGAAGATCGGGTTGAGAAGTTGAAGGGGGTTGGTTCAAAGTGCTTAACACTTTTCCGAGAGTTTCAAGATTCCATCACAAAGATGCACTGGAAAGCACCTTGTTTCAGTGGTGATGGTGAGTGGGTGATTGGTGGCTCTGCAAGCAAAGGAGAGCACAAGATTTACATATGGGATAGAGCTGGGCATCTTGTTAAAATCCTTGAAGGGCCAAAGGAGGCCTTGATTGACTTAACATGGCATCCTGTCCACCCTATTATTGTCTCCGTTTCCTTGACGGGCTTGGTTTATATATGGGCTAAAGACTATACTGAGAACTGGAGTGCATTCGCTCCCGATTTCAAAGAGCTTGAGGAAAATGAGGAATATGTTGAACGAGAAGACGAATTCGATCTGATTCCTGAAACTGAAAAG GTGAAAGAATCTGATGCCAATGAAGACGATGACGTTGATATTGTCACTGTTGAGAAGGATTCAGCTTTCAGTGATTCAGATATGTCACAAGAGGAATTATGCTTTTTGCCTGCAATTCCTTCTCCTGATGTTCCTGAGCAGCCAGAGAAGTGCTTAGAGAGCTCGTCCAAGTTAGTGGACAGTAATAATTCTGGTTCCCCTCTTTCAGAAGATGGTGAACCAAATGGAGGAGCAATGAATCACGCATCAAGTCCACTTGAAG AGGATGCTGGGGAAACACgcttaaaaagaaaaaggaaacctTCAGAGAAAGGATTGGAGTTGCAGGCAGAGAAG GAGGAGGCTTCTTTTCACTAG
- the LOC133797680 gene encoding protein RBL isoform X2, which produces MMNAPIIDPLQGDFPEVIEEYLEHGVMKCISFNRRGTLLAAGCSDGSCIIWDFETRGIAKELKDKDCSAAITSVCWSKYGHRILVSAADKSLTLWDVVSGEKITRTTLQQTPLQARLHPGSSTPSLCLACPLSSAPMIVDLNTGNTTVLPVSVSENGNGTAPPPKNKYSDGTPPFTPTAACFNKYGDVVYVGNSKGEILVVDYKSAQVRAMVPTSGGAVIKNIIFSRNGQYLLTNSNDRTIRIYENLLPLKNGLKALDDLNETIEEEDRVEKLKGVGSKCLTLFREFQDSITKMHWKAPCFSGDGEWVIGGSASKGEHKIYIWDRAGHLVKILEGPKEALIDLTWHPVHPIIVSVSLTGLVYIWAKDYTENWSAFAPDFKELEENEEYVEREDEFDLIPETEKVKESDANEDDDVDIVTVEKDSAFSDSDMSQEELCFLPAIPSPDVPEQPEKCLESSSKLVDSNNSGSPLSEDGEPNGGAMNHASSPLEEDAGETRLKRKRKPSEKGLELQAEKVRKPLKSSAEVF; this is translated from the exons ATGATGAACGCCCCAATAATCG aTCCTTTGCAAGGGGATTTCCCTGAAGTTATAGAAGAGTATTTGGAACATGGGGTCATGAAGTGCATTTCTTTTAATCGTCGCGGCACTCTTCTTGCTG CTGGATGCTCTGATGGGAGTTGCATCATATGGGATTTTGAGACGAGAGGCATTGCCAAGGAGCTAAAGGATAAAGATTGTAGTGCTGCCATTACTAGTGTATGTTGGTCAAAGTATGGTCATCGCATTCTTGTATCTGCTGCTGATAAGTCTTTGACACTATGGGATGTTGTCAGTGGCGAGAAGATAACTCGTACAACTTTGCAGCAGACCCCTCTACAAGCTCGCCTACACCCTGGTTCTTCTACTCCATCCCTTTGCTTGGCATGTCCCCTTTCATCTGCTCCAATGATTGTTGATTTGAATACAGGAAACACAACAGTGCTTCCAGTTTCTGTTTCTGAAAATGGCAATGGAACTGCTCCTCCACCAAAGAATAAATACTCTGATGGAACACCGCCATTTACTCCCACTGCTGCTTGTTTTAACAAGTATGGGGATGTGGTTTATGTGGGGAACTCCAAAGGGGAGATACTCGTGGTAGATTACAAAAGTGCCCAAGTGCGTGCTATGGTTCCCACTTCTGGGGGTGCTGTAATTAAGAACATAATTTTCAGCAGAAATGGACAGTATCTGCTTACAAATTCAAATGATAGAACAATTAGAATATATGAAAACCTTCTACCTTTAAAAAATGGACTTAAAGCCCTTGATGACCTAAATGAGACCATAGAGGAGGAAGATCGGGTTGAGAAGTTGAAGGGGGTTGGTTCAAAGTGCTTAACACTTTTCCGAGAGTTTCAAGATTCCATCACAAAGATGCACTGGAAAGCACCTTGTTTCAGTGGTGATGGTGAGTGGGTGATTGGTGGCTCTGCAAGCAAAGGAGAGCACAAGATTTACATATGGGATAGAGCTGGGCATCTTGTTAAAATCCTTGAAGGGCCAAAGGAGGCCTTGATTGACTTAACATGGCATCCTGTCCACCCTATTATTGTCTCCGTTTCCTTGACGGGCTTGGTTTATATATGGGCTAAAGACTATACTGAGAACTGGAGTGCATTCGCTCCCGATTTCAAAGAGCTTGAGGAAAATGAGGAATATGTTGAACGAGAAGACGAATTCGATCTGATTCCTGAAACTGAAAAG GTGAAAGAATCTGATGCCAATGAAGACGATGACGTTGATATTGTCACTGTTGAGAAGGATTCAGCTTTCAGTGATTCAGATATGTCACAAGAGGAATTATGCTTTTTGCCTGCAATTCCTTCTCCTGATGTTCCTGAGCAGCCAGAGAAGTGCTTAGAGAGCTCGTCCAAGTTAGTGGACAGTAATAATTCTGGTTCCCCTCTTTCAGAAGATGGTGAACCAAATGGAGGAGCAATGAATCACGCATCAAGTCCACTTGAAG AGGATGCTGGGGAAACACgcttaaaaagaaaaaggaaacctTCAGAGAAAGGATTGGAGTTGCAGGCAGAGAAGGTTAGGAAACCTTTGAAATCTTCCG CAGAAGTTTTCTGA